One region of Azoarcus sp. CIB genomic DNA includes:
- a CDS encoding HprK-related kinase A, which produces MIDTTLHLAPVTVRVRAPFGAVRQHLETFYPEAMQAPGRTKRFIDFDIRIERGAGWRRWLRPQARFLLDHVEPFLPLPADQAAPLFEWGLNWGIASRPLGYLVMHAAVVARDGDALVMPGSPGAGKSTLCAALTFIDGWRLLSDELAILAPACGTLQPNPRPISLKNESIEIVSRFPGATLGPRYTDTRKGTISHAAPPPASRAAAEHQARCRWVVFPRFAAESAPSCEEIGRAEAFARIAEQSFNRDRMGETGFRALCDMLDTARCFDIVFDSTETALALVRDVTGQ; this is translated from the coding sequence TTGATCGACACCACCCTACATCTCGCCCCGGTCACGGTGCGCGTGCGTGCGCCTTTCGGCGCGGTGCGCCAGCATCTCGAGACGTTCTACCCCGAGGCGATGCAAGCGCCCGGAAGGACGAAGCGGTTCATCGATTTCGACATTCGCATCGAGCGTGGAGCCGGATGGCGGCGCTGGCTGCGCCCGCAAGCGCGTTTCCTGCTGGACCACGTCGAGCCCTTCCTGCCGCTACCGGCCGATCAAGCCGCGCCGTTGTTCGAATGGGGACTCAACTGGGGCATCGCCTCGCGCCCGCTCGGCTATCTCGTCATGCATGCCGCGGTCGTCGCACGGGATGGCGATGCGCTCGTCATGCCCGGTTCGCCGGGGGCGGGGAAGAGCACGCTGTGCGCGGCGCTGACCTTCATCGATGGATGGCGACTGCTGTCCGACGAACTCGCAATCCTCGCTCCAGCCTGCGGCACGCTGCAACCCAACCCGCGACCGATCAGCCTGAAAAACGAATCGATAGAAATCGTTTCACGCTTTCCCGGCGCGACGCTCGGCCCGCGCTATACGGACACGCGCAAGGGTACGATCAGCCATGCCGCGCCGCCCCCCGCCTCGCGCGCCGCGGCCGAGCACCAGGCACGTTGTCGCTGGGTGGTGTTTCCCCGCTTCGCCGCCGAGTCGGCCCCCTCCTGCGAGGAGATCGGCCGCGCCGAGGCCTTCGCGCGCATTGCGGAACAGTCGTTCAACCGCGACCGTATGGGTGAAACCGGTTTTCGCGCGCTGTGCGACATGCTCGACACGGCGCGCTGCTTCGACATCGTTTTCGACTCGACCGAAACGGCGCTGGCGCTGGTGCGCGACGTCACCGGGCAGTGA
- a CDS encoding serine/threonine-protein kinase translates to MERIGRYEVRRPLGAGATSSVHLAWDPFAGREVAIKRIHPEILRDPQRGRIYRHLLMNEVALAGKLIHPHIVRTFDAHIDDEDGWIVMEFVGGGTLADFCTPDALLPFDRLIEIIFKCTRALDYAFRRGITHRDIKPANILLTARDGQDIKISDFGAAFDIASDRTQLASVGSPAYMSPQQVREMPLDQQTDIYSLGVVMYQLLTGHLPFEADNQFSLLYSIAHDEAPPATSIRPDIPDALAAIVRRAIEKDLARRYRDWPEFAHDLACAFRNRAATSIHAPIPDAEKFQTLRRLTFFRNFSDVELWEVIGLSRWTRVQPGTVVLREGEPGDHFCFIAAGEARVRKRGRLLNLLSEGECFGEMSLFAAGGSVRSASVEAVTTLEILRIDAQALNRASDTTRMHFYKGFLEVLATRLSLANSRIANV, encoded by the coding sequence ATGGAACGGATCGGCAGATACGAAGTAAGGCGCCCGCTCGGTGCGGGCGCCACCAGTTCCGTTCATCTGGCGTGGGACCCCTTCGCCGGACGCGAGGTCGCGATCAAGCGCATCCATCCCGAGATCCTGCGCGATCCGCAACGCGGACGCATCTATCGCCACCTCCTGATGAACGAGGTTGCGCTCGCCGGGAAGCTGATCCACCCCCACATCGTACGCACCTTCGATGCGCACATCGACGACGAGGATGGCTGGATCGTCATGGAGTTCGTCGGCGGCGGCACGCTCGCGGACTTCTGCACGCCCGATGCGCTGCTGCCATTCGATCGCCTGATCGAGATCATCTTCAAGTGCACCCGCGCGCTCGACTACGCGTTCCGCCGCGGGATCACCCACCGCGACATCAAGCCGGCAAACATCCTGTTGACCGCCCGCGACGGTCAGGACATCAAGATTTCCGACTTCGGCGCCGCCTTCGACATCGCGAGCGACCGCACGCAGCTTGCCTCGGTCGGCTCGCCCGCCTACATGTCGCCGCAACAGGTGCGCGAAATGCCGCTGGACCAGCAGACGGACATCTATTCGCTCGGCGTCGTCATGTACCAGTTGCTCACCGGCCACCTGCCGTTCGAAGCGGACAACCAGTTCAGCCTGCTGTACAGCATCGCGCACGACGAGGCCCCCCCGGCCACCTCGATCAGACCCGACATTCCCGATGCGCTGGCGGCCATCGTGCGGCGCGCGATCGAGAAGGATCTCGCGCGCCGCTACCGCGACTGGCCGGAGTTCGCGCACGATCTTGCCTGCGCGTTTCGCAATCGCGCCGCGACGTCCATCCACGCCCCCATTCCAGACGCGGAAAAATTCCAGACCCTGCGCCGCCTCACCTTCTTCCGCAACTTCAGCGACGTGGAACTATGGGAAGTGATTGGCCTGTCGCGCTGGACCCGGGTGCAGCCCGGCACGGTCGTACTCCGCGAAGGCGAACCGGGTGACCACTTCTGTTTCATCGCCGCCGGCGAGGCGCGCGTCAGGAAGCGCGGACGCCTGCTCAACCTCCTCAGCGAGGGCGAGTGCTTCGGCGAGATGTCCCTGTTCGCGGCCGGCGGCTCAGTGCGTTCGGCTTCCGTCGAGGCGGTCACCACGCTCGAAATCCTCCGCATCGACGCGCAAGCCCTCAACCGGGCATCCGATACGACGCGCATGCACTTCTACAAGGGATTTCTGGAGGTGCTGGCAACACGCCTGTCGCTCGCCAATTCGCGCATCGCCAATGTATAG
- the argH gene encoding argininosuccinate lyase, translated as MTDTTSSQPAKAWSGRFTEPVSDLVKRYTASVFFDQRMARQDIRGSLAHAKMLARQGIIGAQDLADIERGMTQILGEIERGEFGWNLDDEDVHLNIEKRLTALVGDAGKRLHTGRSRNDQVATDIRLWLRDAIDQILVLIGDFQKNLLDVAEANAATAMPGFTHLQVAQPVTFGHHLMAYYEMSRRDAERFADCRKRVNRLPLGSAALAGTSYPIDREFVAQELGFDEVCYNSLDAVSDRDFAIEFCAASALLMTHLSRFSEELILWMSPRVGFIDLADRFCTGSSIMPQKKNPDVPELVRGKTGRVNGSLIALLTLMKGQPLAYNKDNQEDKEPLFDTADTVIDTLRIYADMITGIRVKADAMRDALKQGYATATDLADYLVKNGLPFRDAHEAVALAVRAADVKGCDLPQFTLDELRAAMAHVPGAAERVKDDVFAVLTVEGSLASRKHIGGTAPEQVRAAIARARSTLA; from the coding sequence ATGACAGACACCACTTCCTCGCAGCCGGCCAAGGCCTGGTCGGGCCGCTTCACCGAGCCGGTCTCGGATCTCGTCAAACGCTACACCGCCTCGGTGTTCTTCGACCAGCGCATGGCGCGCCAGGACATCCGCGGCTCGCTCGCGCACGCGAAGATGCTCGCGCGCCAGGGCATCATCGGCGCGCAGGACCTCGCCGACATCGAGCGCGGCATGACGCAGATCCTCGGCGAGATCGAGCGCGGCGAATTCGGCTGGAACCTCGACGACGAGGATGTGCACCTCAACATCGAGAAGCGCCTCACCGCGCTGGTCGGCGACGCCGGCAAGCGCCTGCACACCGGGCGCAGCCGCAACGACCAGGTCGCGACCGACATCCGCCTGTGGCTGCGCGACGCGATCGACCAGATCCTCGTGCTGATCGGCGACTTCCAGAAGAACCTGCTCGACGTCGCCGAGGCCAACGCCGCGACGGCGATGCCCGGTTTCACGCACCTGCAGGTCGCCCAGCCGGTCACTTTTGGCCATCACCTGATGGCCTACTACGAGATGAGCCGCCGTGACGCCGAGCGCTTCGCCGACTGCCGCAAGCGCGTCAATCGCCTGCCGCTCGGCAGCGCCGCGCTGGCCGGCACCAGCTACCCGATCGACCGCGAGTTCGTCGCGCAGGAACTGGGCTTCGACGAGGTCTGCTACAACTCGCTCGACGCCGTCAGCGACCGCGACTTTGCGATCGAATTCTGCGCCGCCTCGGCGCTGCTGATGACCCACCTGTCGCGCTTCTCCGAGGAACTGATCCTGTGGATGAGCCCGCGCGTGGGCTTCATCGACCTCGCCGACCGCTTCTGCACCGGCAGCTCGATCATGCCGCAGAAGAAGAACCCGGACGTCCCCGAGCTCGTGCGCGGCAAGACCGGGCGCGTCAACGGCAGCCTGATCGCGCTGCTGACGCTGATGAAGGGCCAGCCGCTCGCGTACAACAAGGACAACCAGGAAGACAAGGAACCGCTGTTCGACACCGCCGACACGGTGATCGACACGCTGCGCATCTACGCCGACATGATCACCGGCATCCGCGTGAAGGCCGATGCGATGCGAGATGCGCTGAAGCAGGGCTACGCGACCGCGACGGACCTCGCCGACTACCTGGTCAAGAACGGCCTGCCCTTCCGCGACGCGCACGAAGCGGTCGCGCTCGCGGTGCGCGCGGCCGACGTGAAGGGTTGCGACCTGCCGCAATTCACGCTCGACGAGCTGCGCGCGGCGATGGCGCATGTGCCGGGCGCAGCCGAGCGCGTGAAGGACGACGTCTTCGCGGTGCTCACCGTCGAAGGCTCGCTCGCCTCGCGCAAGCACATCGGCGGCACGGCCCCCGAGCAGGTCCGCGCCGCGATCGCGCGGGCGCGCAGCACCCTGGCTTGA
- a CDS encoding LytTR family DNA-binding domain-containing protein yields the protein MESVQALRVVIVDDEAPARARLRDLLGDIAQEQPTAVVGVAANGVEALRLLECEPADVVLADIRMPVMDGVELARHLGRLDKPPAVIFTTAYDEYAVQAFELSAIDYLLKPVRAQRLAEALAKVRRRQPLADAALAALAPGARQHFGVNERGRILLVPVADVLFLRAELKYVTARTAEREYLLDESLVQLEQEFAGRFLRIHRNCLVARAAVVGVERAGEHDGEPHWDILLTGLPEGLPVSRRQWPAVRQVLGI from the coding sequence ATGGAGTCGGTCCAGGCGTTGCGCGTGGTTATCGTCGACGACGAGGCGCCGGCACGCGCGCGCCTGCGCGACCTGCTTGGTGACATCGCGCAGGAGCAGCCGACCGCCGTCGTCGGTGTCGCGGCCAATGGCGTCGAGGCGCTGCGTCTGCTCGAGTGCGAGCCGGCCGACGTCGTGCTGGCCGACATCCGCATGCCGGTGATGGACGGCGTCGAGCTCGCCCGCCATCTCGGCCGCCTGGATAAGCCCCCGGCTGTGATCTTCACGACGGCTTACGATGAGTACGCGGTGCAGGCCTTCGAACTGTCTGCGATCGATTACCTGCTGAAGCCGGTGCGGGCGCAGCGCCTCGCCGAGGCGCTGGCGAAGGTGCGCCGGCGCCAGCCGCTGGCGGATGCGGCACTCGCCGCGCTGGCGCCCGGTGCGCGGCAGCATTTCGGCGTCAACGAGCGCGGCCGCATCCTGCTGGTGCCAGTTGCGGACGTGCTGTTCCTGCGTGCGGAGCTGAAATACGTGACGGCGCGGACGGCCGAGCGCGAGTACCTGCTCGACGAGTCGCTGGTGCAGCTGGAGCAGGAGTTCGCCGGCCGCTTCCTGCGCATCCATCGCAATTGCCTCGTCGCGCGCGCGGCCGTGGTCGGCGTGGAGCGAGCGGGCGAGCACGACGGCGAGCCGCACTGGGACATCCTGCTGACCGGCTTGCCCGAAGGCCTGCCGGTCAGCCGCCGGCAGTGGCCGGCGGTGAGGCAGGTGCTGGGGATCTGA
- the ppc gene encoding phosphoenolpyruvate carboxylase: MTQDKDAPLREDIRLLGRMLGDTVRDQQGEAVFGLIERIRQTSVRFRRDDDRAARQELEGILDALSREQTIQVARAFSYFSHLANIAEDQHHIRRSRAHLIAGSAPREGSLAHALARAFAGGHEASALAAFFDTASISPVLTAHPTEVQRKSILNCETDIARLLDRRDRMVLTPEEREHSEEAMRRAVLILWQTRMLRPAKLSVVDEVANGLSYFDATFLREVPRLYADLEDQLAKRDPALGALELPAFLRVGSWIGGDRDGNPFVTAEVLERALAMQSAAVLGFYLDELHTLGARLSLATGLVSASDGLLGLAERSPDLSPHRKDEPYRRAISGIYARLAATHRLLLGSEPPRHAVADAEPYLTAYELSEDLDILHRSLVANGSAALARGRLRLLRRAVRVFGFHLAPIDLRQNSDVHERVVAELLATAQPGTDYRALDESGRCAALIAELSTPRLLASPHVRYSDETEGELAIFRAARRAHLRFGKEAITNCIISKTDDVSDLLELALLLKEAGLLRPHEQALDVNIIPLFETIEDLANAPTVMDRLFALPAYMSLLESRERMQEIMLGYSDSNKDGGFLTSGWSLYKAEIGLVEVFAKHGVHLRLFHGRGGSVGRGGGPSYQAILAQPGGAVQGRIRLTEQGEVIAAKYNNPEVGRRNLEVLVAATLEASLLSDNAPAPRAEFLDTMQALSDAAFAAYRGLVYETEGFERYFWESTVISEIAELNIGSRPASRKKGTRIEDLRAIPWVFSWAQCRLMLPGWFGFGAAVKAWRAAHPDDGLARLQAMYKEWSFFATLLSNMDMVLAKSDLAIASRYAGLVKDPALRDAIFGRIRTEWQDTVDALLAITGQKELLDDNPLLKRSIRNRFPYLDPLNHVQVELLRRHRDGHDDARVRLGIHISINGVAAGLRNSG, translated from the coding sequence ATGACCCAGGACAAGGACGCACCACTGCGCGAAGACATCCGACTGCTCGGCCGCATGCTCGGGGACACCGTGCGCGACCAGCAGGGCGAAGCCGTGTTCGGCCTCATCGAACGCATCCGCCAGACCTCGGTGCGCTTCCGCCGCGACGACGACCGCGCCGCGCGCCAGGAACTCGAAGGCATCCTCGATGCGCTGTCGCGCGAACAGACGATCCAGGTCGCGCGGGCGTTCAGCTATTTCTCGCACCTCGCCAACATCGCCGAGGACCAGCATCACATCCGCCGCAGCCGCGCCCACCTCATCGCCGGCTCTGCGCCGCGCGAAGGCAGCCTCGCGCATGCGCTCGCGCGCGCCTTCGCCGGGGGCCACGAGGCATCGGCGCTGGCGGCGTTCTTCGACACCGCTTCGATCTCGCCGGTGCTCACGGCCCACCCGACCGAAGTCCAGAGGAAGAGCATCCTCAACTGCGAGACCGACATCGCCCGCCTGCTCGACCGGCGCGACCGCATGGTGCTCACGCCCGAGGAGCGCGAGCACAGCGAGGAAGCCATGCGCCGCGCCGTGCTGATCCTGTGGCAGACGCGCATGCTGCGCCCGGCCAAGCTGTCGGTGGTCGACGAGGTCGCCAACGGCCTGTCGTACTTCGATGCGACCTTCCTGCGCGAGGTCCCGCGCCTCTACGCCGACCTCGAAGACCAGCTCGCGAAGCGCGACCCGGCGCTGGGCGCGCTCGAACTGCCCGCCTTCCTGCGCGTGGGCAGCTGGATCGGCGGCGACCGCGACGGCAATCCCTTCGTCACGGCCGAGGTGCTCGAACGCGCGCTCGCGATGCAGTCCGCCGCCGTACTCGGTTTCTACCTCGACGAGTTGCACACGCTGGGCGCGCGCCTGTCACTCGCAACTGGCCTCGTGAGCGCCTCGGACGGACTTCTCGGGCTCGCGGAGCGCTCGCCCGACCTATCTCCGCACCGCAAGGACGAGCCCTACCGGCGCGCGATCTCCGGCATCTACGCGCGCCTCGCGGCGACCCACCGCCTGCTGCTCGGCAGCGAACCGCCCCGTCACGCGGTCGCGGACGCCGAGCCCTACCTGACCGCGTACGAACTGTCCGAGGATCTCGACATCCTCCACCGCTCGCTCGTCGCCAACGGCTCGGCCGCCCTCGCGCGCGGCCGCCTGCGCCTGCTGCGCCGCGCCGTGCGCGTGTTCGGCTTCCACCTCGCGCCGATCGACCTGCGCCAGAATTCGGACGTGCACGAGCGGGTCGTCGCCGAGTTGCTGGCGACCGCCCAGCCGGGCACCGATTACCGTGCGCTGGACGAGTCGGGCCGCTGCGCGGCCCTCATCGCCGAACTGTCCACGCCGCGGCTGCTCGCCTCGCCGCACGTGCGCTACTCTGACGAGACCGAGGGCGAACTGGCGATCTTCCGCGCCGCCCGCCGCGCGCACCTGCGCTTCGGCAAGGAGGCGATCACGAACTGCATCATCTCCAAGACCGACGACGTCTCGGACCTCCTCGAGCTCGCGCTGCTGTTGAAGGAAGCGGGCCTGCTGCGCCCGCACGAGCAGGCGCTCGACGTGAACATCATCCCGCTGTTCGAGACCATCGAGGACCTCGCGAACGCGCCGACGGTCATGGACCGCCTGTTCGCGTTGCCGGCCTACATGAGCCTGCTGGAATCGCGCGAGCGGATGCAGGAGATCATGCTGGGCTACTCCGACAGCAACAAGGACGGCGGCTTCCTCACCTCCGGCTGGTCGCTGTACAAGGCCGAGATCGGACTCGTCGAGGTGTTTGCCAAGCACGGCGTGCACCTGCGCCTCTTCCACGGCCGCGGCGGCTCCGTCGGCCGCGGCGGCGGCCCGAGCTACCAGGCCATCCTCGCGCAGCCCGGCGGCGCCGTGCAGGGCCGCATCCGCCTCACCGAGCAGGGCGAGGTCATCGCGGCGAAGTACAACAACCCGGAGGTCGGCCGCCGCAACCTCGAGGTGCTGGTCGCCGCGACGCTGGAAGCGAGCCTGCTGTCCGACAACGCCCCCGCGCCGCGCGCCGAATTCCTCGACACCATGCAGGCGCTGTCGGACGCGGCCTTCGCCGCCTATCGCGGCCTGGTGTACGAAACCGAGGGCTTCGAGCGCTACTTCTGGGAGTCGACGGTGATCTCCGAGATCGCCGAGCTCAACATCGGCTCGCGCCCCGCCTCGCGCAAGAAGGGCACGCGCATCGAGGACCTGCGCGCGATCCCGTGGGTGTTCAGCTGGGCGCAGTGCCGCCTGATGCTGCCCGGCTGGTTCGGCTTCGGCGCGGCGGTGAAGGCGTGGCGCGCGGCCCATCCCGACGACGGCCTCGCACGGCTGCAGGCGATGTACAAGGAGTGGTCGTTCTTCGCGACGCTGCTGTCGAACATGGACATGGTGCTGGCAAAGTCCGACCTCGCGATCGCCTCGCGCTACGCCGGCCTGGTCAAGGACCCGGCGCTGCGCGACGCGATCTTCGGCCGCATCCGCACCGAATGGCAGGACACCGTCGACGCGCTGCTCGCCATCACCGGCCAGAAGGAACTCCTCGACGACAACCCGCTGCTCAAGCGCTCGATCCGCAACCGCTTCCCCTATCTCGATCCGCTCAACCACGTGCAGGTCGAACTGCTGCGCCGCCACCGCGACGGCCACGACGACGCGCGCGTGCGGCTGGGCATCCACATCTCGATCAACGGGGTCGCGGCGGGCCTGCGCAACAGCGGCTGA